One Williamwhitmania taraxaci genomic region harbors:
- a CDS encoding MlaE family ABC transporter permease: MKSIPNKLKQPITRVKNIAVKHSTKISERTLKTTVEANTFFTNMADALLFTTRVVKETFSVDFEFKEFLRQCYQIGYKSLPLISVTGVIIGLVLTIQSRPALVNFGAVSMLPGMVTISLIREMGPVITALICAGKIGSGIGAELGSMRVTEQIDAMEVSATNPMRFLVVTRVLAATLMIPILVLYADSVGILGSWIGANIKGDVTFSLFFSQAFSHVGFVDLIPAIVKSFFFGAVIGLVGCYKGYTAGRGTESVGIAANSSVVLASLLVIIIDLIAVQITDLI; this comes from the coding sequence ATGAAATCAATACCAAATAAATTAAAGCAACCAATTACTAGGGTTAAAAACATCGCAGTCAAACACTCCACTAAGATTAGTGAGAGAACACTAAAAACGACTGTTGAAGCAAACACCTTTTTTACTAATATGGCCGATGCACTCTTGTTTACAACCAGAGTTGTAAAGGAGACGTTCTCAGTGGATTTTGAATTCAAGGAGTTCCTGCGCCAGTGCTATCAAATTGGGTACAAGTCGCTACCCCTTATTTCCGTAACTGGTGTCATTATTGGATTAGTGCTTACAATTCAATCACGGCCAGCTCTTGTGAATTTTGGTGCAGTCTCCATGCTTCCCGGAATGGTTACCATATCGCTTATCAGAGAAATGGGACCAGTTATTACTGCTTTGATATGTGCAGGAAAAATTGGTTCGGGAATAGGTGCAGAGTTAGGCTCAATGCGCGTTACAGAGCAAATTGATGCCATGGAGGTATCCGCCACCAATCCGATGCGTTTTTTGGTTGTTACGCGTGTATTGGCTGCAACCCTTATGATTCCTATACTTGTGCTCTATGCCGATTCGGTAGGAATACTAGGAAGTTGGATAGGCGCAAACATCAAGGGCGATGTCACCTTTTCGCTGTTTTTCTCACAGGCATTTAGCCATGTTGGCTTTGTAGATCTTATACCTGCAATTGTTAAATCGTTCTTTTTTGGAGCAGTAATTGGGTTAGTGGGTTGCTACAAAGGATATACGGCAGGACGAGGAACCGAGAGCGTGGGTATTGCCGCAAATTCATCGGTAGTGCTAGCCTCATTGTTAGTGATTATTATAGACTTAATTGCGGTTCAAATCACTGATTTAATATAA
- a CDS encoding MlaD family protein, with product MDKNTPKFKVRLGLFVAGGLVLFVIAIFLIGRQKNLFNPVFALTTTFNNVSGLEVGSNVRFSGINVGTVNNILIINDSTVMVAMNIRKDIQQFIKTDSKAGIGSSGIIGDRLIVISQGSPDALVVKDKQLISSVEPTETDAIMLSLKVTAENAEVISDQLAEIMIKVNSGSGILGKLIQDSTMADNINKTIVNLKKSSKGLDENMNAAKSNFFLRGYFKKKAKAAEQKKEDAAEQKKEEEAEQKAKE from the coding sequence ATGGATAAGAACACACCAAAATTCAAAGTAAGATTAGGTCTGTTTGTTGCTGGCGGATTGGTGCTTTTTGTAATAGCAATCTTTCTGATAGGAAGGCAGAAAAACCTATTTAATCCTGTATTTGCCCTAACAACAACCTTCAACAATGTAAGTGGGTTGGAAGTAGGAAGCAATGTACGCTTCTCAGGAATAAACGTAGGAACCGTAAATAACATCTTAATAATCAACGATTCTACTGTAATGGTTGCCATGAACATTCGAAAAGATATTCAGCAATTCATTAAAACTGATAGTAAAGCAGGTATTGGTTCCTCTGGGATCATTGGCGACCGCCTAATAGTTATATCGCAAGGGAGTCCTGATGCATTGGTAGTGAAAGACAAACAACTTATTTCCTCTGTAGAACCAACTGAAACGGATGCGATCATGTTGAGCCTAAAAGTTACCGCCGAGAATGCCGAAGTAATCTCCGATCAACTGGCCGAAATCATGATTAAGGTAAATAGTGGAAGTGGTATACTAGGAAAATTAATCCAAGATTCAACAATGGCCGACAACATCAATAAAACCATTGTAAATTTAAAGAAAAGCAGCAAAGGGTTGGATGAGAATATGAATGCAGCAAAGAGTAATTTCTTTCTAAGAGGTTATTTTAAGAAGAAAGCAAAGGCAGCCGAGCAAAAGAAAGAGGACGCAGCCGAGCAAAAGAAGGAAGAGGAAGCAGAACAAAAAGCCAAAGAATAA
- a CDS encoding helix-turn-helix domain-containing protein: MAVKEVLKELGLHYVVVDLGEVDVMEDLTPKQHDMLKEALLNSGLELMDDKRAVLIEKIKNVIIGMIYHSDEMIKVNFSDFLSEKLGYDYTHLSNIFSEVKGITIQQFVIIHKVERVKELILYDELNLTEISYKLNYSSVAHLSNQFKKITGLTPSHFKQMKNQRRRPIEEIGDSI, translated from the coding sequence ATGGCGGTGAAAGAAGTGCTTAAGGAGTTAGGATTGCATTATGTAGTGGTCGATCTTGGCGAAGTTGATGTCATGGAAGACCTCACTCCCAAGCAGCATGATATGCTGAAAGAAGCCTTGCTAAATTCCGGTCTGGAATTAATGGACGACAAGAGAGCTGTGTTGATCGAAAAGATTAAAAATGTAATCATTGGCATGATTTACCATTCCGATGAAATGATTAAAGTAAATTTCTCTGATTTTTTAAGCGAAAAGTTAGGCTACGATTACACCCATCTTTCCAATATATTTTCTGAGGTTAAGGGTATTACCATTCAGCAATTTGTCATTATTCATAAAGTGGAAAGGGTTAAAGAGTTGATCCTGTATGACGAGTTAAATCTCACAGAGATATCCTATAAACTCAACTACAGCAGCGTAGCGCATTTATCCAACCAGTTCAAGAAGATCACTGGACTAACGCCTTCTCATTTTAAACAAATGAAGAACCAACGGCGGAGACCAATTGAGGAAATTGGAGATTCTATATAG
- a CDS encoding BamA/TamA family outer membrane protein, with protein sequence MWFKILLILILTLLLSSEYVVAQVPIKTDSTKIYKEIQNYSKRSKFTKLIYRLVFKPLPTKKTTKRNSDIVKKRPKSYSAFEGKIIRRINIVTLDPFGFSIGDTSDAPQFIAYKIANKAHVKTRRITVLNLLLINKNDSFNSFLVRESERLIRKQSYIHEVSINAKLVSSKSDSVDLYIRVSDIWSIIPDGSISASSATLNLTDKNFLGTGHEFQNAYTQRYTGPNNSFKTNYYIPNIKNTYINTTLRYETNGSANNSRSLSFDRPFFSPMAKWAAGVYFAHQFSSDSIYTSNSLYILQRLKYNTQDYWGGSAIQLFEGISESDRATNFISTIRFLRIRYIEKPIETLDLDHTYSDENLYLASMGISTRKYIQDHYVFKHGVTEDVPVGNVYSLTAGYQEKDSLNRFYFGARISFGNYYTFGHLSTNLEYGTFYRASKAEQGVISTSITYFSKIMEVGKWKFRQFAKPEVTIGTNRFSNDSLTLKDGYGLDGFNSSALSGPGKLVMTLQTQAYAPWNFFGFRFGPYLSYSMGMISDTKNGFRRSKVYSRIGLGVLIKNENLVFSTFQLSFSFYPIIPGIGPDVFKANSFRTSDFGLRDFEIEKPRAVQYQ encoded by the coding sequence ATGTGGTTCAAGATTCTACTCATACTTATTCTTACTTTACTCTTGAGTAGTGAATATGTCGTTGCACAAGTGCCTATAAAAACAGATTCAACTAAAATTTATAAGGAGATTCAAAACTATTCGAAACGGAGCAAGTTTACCAAACTCATATATCGACTAGTTTTTAAGCCATTACCTACTAAAAAAACTACTAAAAGGAATAGTGATATTGTCAAGAAGCGACCAAAATCATATAGCGCATTTGAAGGAAAAATCATTCGGAGGATAAATATTGTTACGTTGGATCCATTCGGTTTTTCAATTGGCGATACTTCAGATGCGCCACAATTTATTGCTTACAAAATTGCAAATAAAGCGCATGTAAAAACGAGGCGGATAACTGTCCTTAATCTTCTACTGATAAATAAAAACGATTCTTTCAACTCTTTTCTGGTTCGAGAATCGGAGCGTTTAATTCGGAAGCAAAGCTATATACACGAGGTCTCGATTAATGCTAAACTAGTCAGTAGCAAATCCGATTCAGTTGACCTATATATTCGTGTTTCAGACATATGGAGCATTATTCCTGACGGTTCAATTTCCGCTTCAAGCGCAACGCTAAACCTTACCGATAAGAATTTTTTAGGAACAGGTCACGAATTTCAGAATGCATATACTCAAAGATATACTGGACCCAATAATTCTTTCAAGACCAACTATTATATCCCAAACATTAAGAATACATATATTAATACTACGTTACGGTACGAAACTAACGGTAGCGCAAATAATTCTAGAAGTTTATCCTTCGACCGTCCGTTTTTTTCACCCATGGCAAAGTGGGCTGCGGGTGTTTATTTTGCGCATCAATTCAGCAGCGATTCAATATATACCAGTAACTCGCTATACATCTTACAGAGGCTTAAATACAACACACAAGATTACTGGGGAGGTAGTGCAATCCAGTTATTTGAGGGTATCTCGGAGAGCGATCGAGCAACAAATTTTATTTCGACAATACGTTTCTTACGAATTCGATACATTGAAAAACCAATAGAGACCTTGGATTTGGACCATACCTATTCCGATGAGAATCTATACCTCGCGAGCATGGGTATTTCCACACGAAAATACATTCAAGACCATTATGTTTTTAAGCATGGGGTAACAGAAGACGTCCCGGTTGGAAATGTTTATAGCCTAACAGCTGGTTATCAGGAAAAAGATAGCTTAAATCGATTTTACTTTGGTGCTCGCATTTCGTTTGGAAATTATTACACCTTTGGCCACCTCAGCACTAACCTTGAGTACGGAACATTTTACCGAGCATCAAAGGCAGAACAGGGAGTAATCTCGACCAGTATAACCTACTTCTCAAAAATTATGGAAGTTGGCAAGTGGAAATTCAGACAATTTGCAAAACCAGAAGTAACAATTGGCACTAATCGGTTCTCTAACGATAGCTTAACGCTCAAAGATGGTTATGGACTTGATGGTTTTAATAGTTCTGCATTATCCGGTCCAGGGAAGCTCGTTATGACACTCCAAACGCAGGCGTATGCTCCATGGAATTTTTTCGGATTCCGTTTTGGACCATATCTATCCTATTCAATGGGAATGATAAGCGATACCAAAAACGGATTTAGGAGAAGTAAAGTATATTCTCGCATAGGACTAGGCGTTCTAATTAAAAATGAAAACCTTGTATTTAGCACCTTTCAGTTATCTTTCTCATTCTACCCAATAATTCCAGGGATAGGTCCCGATGTTTTTAAAGCTAACTCGTTTAGAACATCGGA
- a CDS encoding CsbD family protein, with the protein MKNTTELNGNWNEQKGKLKQRIAVLTNNDLMFDEGKNEAMRGKLQVILGMSKEQMDKIIEAL; encoded by the coding sequence ATGAAAAATACAACAGAATTAAATGGGAACTGGAACGAGCAGAAAGGCAAACTAAAACAAAGGATTGCGGTTCTTACAAATAACGACTTGATGTTTGACGAAGGAAAAAATGAGGCTATGCGTGGAAAGTTACAGGTTATTTTGGGAATGAGTAAAGAGCAAATGGACAAAATCATTGAAGCACTGTAA
- a CDS encoding ABC transporter ATP-binding protein, translated as MNTPQTETIGSVTRKSRQPVIEINNLRKGFGSQEVLKDVSLKLMEGENLVVLGKSGSGKSVLIKLIAGLLQPEEGTINVLGEDVCLLNSNGLGELRKKIGFLFQSGALYDSMTVRQNLEFPLRRIKKGISQEEIEHKTAEALENVGLSEAIDKMPSQLSGGMRKRISLARTIVVDPAILLYDEPTTGLDPVTSDEISALINEVQKRYKTSSIIITHDIACVRATADRIIMLLDGAVYMEGSLDKFEKSTDPLIISFFK; from the coding sequence ATGAACACGCCCCAAACAGAAACAATTGGTTCGGTAACCCGAAAATCCAGACAGCCGGTTATTGAGATAAATAACTTGCGGAAAGGTTTTGGCTCCCAAGAGGTGCTTAAAGATGTTTCATTAAAGCTCATGGAGGGAGAGAACCTTGTTGTATTGGGAAAATCAGGTTCCGGAAAATCCGTCCTCATTAAGTTAATTGCTGGCCTTCTGCAACCAGAGGAGGGAACAATCAATGTTCTGGGAGAAGATGTCTGCTTATTAAACAGCAATGGGTTAGGCGAACTAAGAAAGAAGATTGGTTTTCTTTTTCAAAGTGGCGCACTTTACGACTCTATGACGGTAAGACAAAATTTGGAATTCCCTTTACGAAGAATAAAAAAGGGGATTTCTCAGGAAGAGATCGAGCACAAAACAGCGGAAGCATTGGAGAACGTTGGATTATCAGAAGCTATTGATAAAATGCCGTCGCAACTATCGGGTGGGATGCGCAAGCGAATTAGCCTTGCCCGAACCATTGTGGTAGACCCAGCAATACTACTATACGACGAACCTACCACTGGCCTCGACCCTGTAACTTCCGACGAAATAAGTGCACTTATCAATGAGGTGCAAAAGAGATACAAAACCTCTTCCATCATTATTACGCACGATATTGCTTGTGTGCGTGCAACAGCCGACCGTATTATTATGCTGCTGGATGGTGCAGTTTACATGGAAGGAAGTTTAGATAAGTTTGAAAAATCAACAGATCCGTTGATCATATCATTCTTCAAGTAA
- a CDS encoding ATP-binding protein, with protein sequence MNARSLIEASLDPLVIINTDGKVTDVNAAMANMTEMPRENFIGNDFFYYFTETKKAQEVYKEVFAKGSVTHYPLTLRPENGKLTEVLFNGSVYKDDRGIVLGAVVVVRDIAEQKWAKDLRDANKELAFQNKVKEKRAAELVIVNKELAFQNDEKEKRAAELVIANKELAFQNDEKEKRAAELVIANKELAFQNDEKEKRAAELVIANKELAFQNNEKEKRAAELVIANNELAFQNKVKEKRAAELVIANKELAFQNDEKEKRAAELVIANKELAFQNKVKEKRAAELVIANKELAFQNDEKEKRAAELVIANKELAFQNKVKEKRAAELVIANKELAFQNDEKEKRAAELVIANKELAFQSKEKEKRAAELVIADQELDLQNKEKEKQEIANKELEALSYSAKLASQYSLSLIEASLDPLVTISTEGKITDMNEALANVTGISREKLTGTDFLDYFTEPQKAREVYQEVFAKGSVADYPLTLRHKDGKLTDVLFNGSVYKDDGGNVLGVVIVARDVTDQKRIATELTEAIVFAELATGIAEEAKIKAENATQIATDAVKAKQRFLSNMSHEIRTPMNAIIGFTKVVLKTELTEKQKEYLTAIKVSGDALIVLINDILDLAKVDAGKMTFEQVPFKMATSISAMLHLFKTKIQEKNLVLVLDYDSRIPTVVVGDPVRLHQVILNLVSNAVKFTTRGKITVIVHVLNEEEDKVTIEFAITDTGIGIPAENITNIFENFQQASSGTSRLYGGTGLGLAIVKQLVEPQGGTIRVKSKVNEGSTFSVTLTFLKTKSQVTSDTEMEEFDLETKNIKVLVVEDIALNQLLMKTLLDEFGFERDIASNGKIAIEMLQSKTYDIILMDLHMPEMNGFEATDYIRKTMHSNIPIIALTADVTTVDLAKCKAVGMNDYIAKPVDERLLYSKIVSIVKKNLVATAPQETEYIPEKRERCIDLDYLSRRTKANPALMMEMISLYLEQTPPLITAMRKGLQDKDWKTLYSAVHKMIPSFSIMGISADYENMAKKVQEFASTQQQTEGIPSLVLQIESVCLQACNELGEEYNLIKNANS encoded by the coding sequence ATGAACGCAAGAAGTCTTATAGAAGCCAGTTTAGATCCGTTGGTTATCATCAATACCGATGGTAAAGTCACCGATGTGAATGCGGCAATGGCGAACATGACAGAGATGCCTCGAGAAAACTTTATAGGTAATGACTTCTTCTATTATTTTACCGAAACCAAAAAGGCTCAAGAGGTTTATAAAGAGGTGTTTGCAAAAGGTTCGGTAACACATTATCCGCTTACCCTTCGCCCTGAAAACGGAAAACTTACTGAAGTGCTGTTCAATGGATCGGTTTATAAAGATGATAGGGGAATTGTACTTGGTGCCGTTGTCGTGGTACGAGATATTGCCGAGCAAAAATGGGCAAAAGATTTACGCGATGCCAACAAAGAACTGGCTTTTCAGAATAAAGTAAAGGAAAAGCGTGCCGCCGAGTTAGTCATTGTCAACAAGGAACTTGCTTTCCAGAACGATGAGAAAGAAAAGCGTGCTGCCGAGTTGGTTATTGCCAACAAGGAACTTGCTTTCCAGAACGATGAGAAAGAAAAGCGTGCCGCCGAGTTGGTTATCGCCAACAAGGAACTTGCGTTCCAGAACGATGAAAAAGAAAAGCGTGCCGCCGAGTTGGTTATCGCCAACAAGGAACTTGCGTTCCAGAACAATGAGAAAGAAAAGCGTGCTGCCGAGCTGGTTATCGCCAACAATGAGCTTGCATTCCAGAATAAAGTGAAAGAAAAGCGTGCCGCCGAGTTGGTAATTGCCAACAAGGAACTTGCGTTCCAGAACGATGAGAAAGAAAAGCGTGCCGCCGAGTTAGTAATTGCCAACAAGGAACTGGCTTTTCAGAATAAAGTAAAGGAAAAGCGTGCCGCCGAGTTGGTTATTGCCAACAAGGAACTTGCGTTCCAGAATGATGAGAAAGAAAAGCGTGCCGCCGAGTTGGTTATCGCCAACAAGGAGCTGGCTTTTCAGAATAAAGTAAAAGAAAAGCGCGCTGCCGAGTTGGTAATTGCCAACAAAGAGCTTGCTTTCCAGAACGATGAGAAAGAAAAGCGTGCCGCCGAATTGGTTATTGCCAATAAGGAACTTGCGTTCCAGAGCAAAGAGAAGGAAAAGCGAGCTGCCGAATTAGTTATTGCAGATCAAGAACTTGATCTGCAAAACAAAGAGAAGGAAAAACAGGAAATTGCGAACAAAGAACTTGAAGCATTAAGTTATTCTGCAAAATTAGCTTCACAGTATTCGCTTAGTTTAATTGAGGCAAGCCTTGATCCACTTGTTACTATTAGCACTGAGGGCAAGATTACCGATATGAATGAGGCTCTGGCAAATGTTACAGGGATAAGCCGCGAAAAACTCACCGGAACCGACTTCCTCGATTACTTCACCGAACCTCAAAAGGCACGTGAGGTATACCAAGAAGTGTTCGCAAAGGGATCGGTTGCCGACTATCCCCTCACGCTGCGCCACAAGGATGGTAAGCTCACCGACGTGCTGTTCAACGGATCGGTATACAAGGACGACGGGGGGAACGTGCTCGGCGTAGTTATTGTAGCCAGGGATGTTACCGACCAAAAGAGAATTGCTACCGAATTGACTGAGGCAATTGTTTTTGCTGAGTTGGCTACCGGGATAGCGGAAGAAGCAAAAATCAAGGCCGAGAATGCCACTCAAATAGCAACCGATGCCGTAAAAGCAAAGCAACGGTTCCTATCGAATATGAGCCATGAAATTCGCACTCCAATGAATGCGATTATCGGGTTTACCAAAGTTGTGTTGAAAACAGAATTGACTGAAAAGCAGAAGGAGTATTTAACTGCCATAAAAGTGAGCGGTGATGCCCTAATCGTGCTCATTAACGATATACTCGATTTGGCAAAAGTAGATGCTGGTAAGATGACCTTTGAGCAAGTTCCATTTAAAATGGCCACATCTATTTCGGCCATGCTCCATTTGTTTAAAACAAAAATACAAGAAAAGAATTTAGTGTTGGTGCTAGATTATGATAGCCGAATCCCAACGGTGGTGGTGGGTGACCCTGTTCGACTGCACCAAGTAATTCTAAATTTAGTAAGCAATGCAGTAAAGTTTACCACAAGGGGCAAGATTACCGTAATTGTGCACGTGCTAAATGAAGAGGAAGATAAGGTGACCATTGAATTTGCCATTACGGATACAGGAATTGGAATACCAGCAGAAAACATCACCAATATTTTTGAAAACTTTCAACAGGCATCCAGTGGAACCTCAAGGTTATATGGGGGAACGGGTTTGGGTCTTGCCATTGTGAAACAATTAGTTGAGCCTCAGGGAGGGACTATTCGTGTGAAAAGTAAAGTTAATGAGGGTTCAACTTTTAGCGTTACGTTGACTTTTCTTAAAACAAAGTCTCAAGTAACTTCAGATACGGAGATGGAAGAATTTGACTTAGAAACTAAAAACATAAAGGTGCTGGTGGTCGAAGACATTGCCCTAAACCAGCTGCTTATGAAAACATTGCTCGATGAATTTGGTTTTGAACGAGATATTGCCAGCAATGGTAAAATCGCTATCGAAATGCTACAATCTAAAACATATGATATTATTTTAATGGATCTTCATATGCCCGAGATGAACGGGTTCGAAGCCACCGATTACATTCGCAAAACCATGCATTCTAACATTCCGATCATCGCCCTTACAGCTGATGTTACAACCGTGGACCTAGCCAAGTGCAAGGCTGTGGGAATGAACGATTATATCGCAAAACCCGTCGACGAACGATTGTTATACAGTAAAATAGTTAGCATAGTTAAAAAGAATCTTGTCGCAACGGCACCTCAAGAGACTGAATATATTCCCGAAAAAAGGGAAAGATGCATCGATTTGGATTATTTATCACGCCGCACAAAAGCCAATCCAGCGTTGATGATGGAAATGATTTCACTATATCTGGAACAGACACCACCTTTAATCACGGCAATGAGAAAAGGCTTACAGGATAAAGATTGGAAAACCTTATACTCGGCCGTGCATAAAATGATTCCTTCATTTTCGATAATGGGTATTAGTGCTGATTATGAGAACATGGCAAAAAAGGTTCAAGAATTTGCAAGCACTCAGCAGCAGACTGAGGGAATACCTAGTCTTGTTTTGCAGATTGAAAGCGTTTGTTTACAAGCCTGCAATGAGTTGGGAGAGGAGTATAATCTGATTAAAAATGCGAACTCATGA
- a CDS encoding response regulator, with the protein MKNEKQIKLFLVDDDALFLKLLEIEFLRSADFIVETYATGELCLENLSHNPDVIILDYYLDGIDKVAMNGLDTLDKIKAANPDIPVVMLSSQDKIEVAISCMHHRAFDYVVKSETAFVRLQKIISSIFRFKKMEKELNWYMDRM; encoded by the coding sequence ATGAAAAACGAAAAACAAATCAAGCTGTTCCTTGTAGACGATGATGCATTGTTCTTAAAGTTATTGGAAATCGAATTCCTTCGAAGCGCTGATTTTATCGTTGAAACATATGCAACGGGTGAACTTTGTCTGGAGAATTTATCGCACAATCCAGATGTTATTATTTTAGATTATTATCTCGATGGTATTGATAAGGTTGCGATGAACGGATTGGATACCCTCGACAAAATTAAAGCGGCCAATCCCGATATTCCGGTTGTGATGCTATCATCTCAGGATAAAATTGAAGTGGCAATAAGTTGCATGCATCATCGTGCATTTGATTATGTGGTAAAGAGCGAAACGGCGTTCGTTCGATTGCAAAAAATTATTTCATCTATATTCCGTTTCAAAAAAATGGAAAAAGAGTTAAACTGGTATATGGATCGAATGTAA